DNA from Thermoleophilum album:
ACGTGTCGGCGCGCGCGCCTGGTCTCGCGTGGGGTCGCTCGGAGATCGCCGAGCTGTCGGTCGTCCCTGGGGTTGGTGGCGGCACGCTCGCCCCGGCGCGGTCGCCTTGATCGGCGGCGAACCCCTGCTGCGGATCGGAGCTGTAGAGGCCGTGCCCGCTCACGATCAGCCAGACGGTGCGCGCGATGATCCGCAGATCTAGCCACAGACTGCGGTTCTCGACGTACCAAAGGTCCAGCTCGATCCGCTCCGGCCACGGCAACTCGGTGCGCCCGTGAATTTGCGCCCAGCCGGTGATCCCCGGCTTGACCGCCAAGCGACGGCGCTGACGGTCGCTGTAGCGCACGACTTGCTGGGCCACTGTCGGGCGCGGACCGACGATCGCCATCTCGCCGCGCAGTACGTTGATCAGATTGGGCAGCTCATCGAGCGACCAGCGGCGCAGCACCCTACCCACGCGCGTGATCCGCGGATCGTCGGCGGTTACATAGATGCCGGCGCCGATGCGTTCCGCCCCGACCACCATCGTGCGCAGCTTGAACAGCTCGAAGGGGCGGCCGCCGTAACCGACGCGTCGCTGGCGATAGAGCACGGGGCCGGCGGAGTCCAGCTTGATCGCGATGGCCGCGACCGCCAGCAGCGGTGCCGCAAGCGCAAGCCCCAGGCAAGCGAGCAGTACGTCGAGCGCGCGCCGGAGCACTCCGTGCGGAAGCGTCGGCACGGCCGGCACCGTCTGCTCTTCTGACGACACGCGCCGCGCTTCACCGGTCGCGTTGCCGGCCGGTGAGTCGCTAGCGTTGCCGCCCGTCCCGTGCGGATCCTCTACCTGCATCAGTTCTTCGCGACGCGCGCGGACGTGGGAGGCACCCGCTCCTACGAGTTCGCACGCCGCTTCGTTGCGCGCGGGCACCAGGTGACGATGGTAACCGCCGCCCGCACCCCGCACGATCGGCCGCGGTCGGTCGACGGGATCGAGGTCGTACCGGTGCACGCGGGTTACGCCAACTACGTCGCCGCGACGAGACTCCCTTACCGGCGACGGATGGTCGCGTTCGCGCGCTTCGCGCACGCCGCTCGCCGCGCTGCACTCACGGTTGCGCGACCGGACGTCGTCTATGCGACATCGCCGCCCCTCACGATGGCGCTACCGGCGCTCGCCGCTGCTCGCAAGTTCCGGGCACCACTGGTCTTCGAAGTGCGGGACCTCTGGCCCGAGGCACCGATCCAGATGGGGGCGCTTCGCAGTCCGCCCCTGCGAGCAGCCGCACGAGCCGCCGAGCGCCACGTCTACCGACGTGCCGCGGCGCTAATCGCCCTCTCGCCGGGCATCCGCGACGGGATGTTGGCGGCCGGTGCCGATCCCGAGCGGATCGTGGTGGTGCCGAATGCCAGTGACCTCGAGCTGTTCCGCCCCGATCGCGACGGCTGGGAGTGGCGCCGCCGCCACGGCCTGCGCGACCGACTCGTCTGTGCCTACATCGGCACGATGGGAGCGGCTAACGACCTGCAACAGGTGCTCGACGCCGCCGAGCAGCTCCAGAAACGCGGGTGCGAGGACGTGGCGCTCGTGTTGTGCGGCGGTGGTGCGCGGCGCGAGGCCTTGGAGGATGCGGCACGCGCTCGAGAGCTACGCAACGTCCACTTTGTGGGGCCCGTCCCGCGCGCCGAGGCGGCCGAGGTGGCCGCCGCCGCCGACGTCCTGCTCGTCATCTTCAAGGCGGTGCCGGCGCTGTGGACGGGTTCACCGAACAAGTTTTTCGACGCGCTCGCAGCCGGTCGACCAGTGATCGTCAACACGCCAGGATGGTTGGCCGAGCTGGTTGAGCGCCACGAGGCGGGAATTTTCGTCCCGCCCGACGACGGCCCGGCCCTTGCCGACGCGATCGAGCGTCTGCGATCCGACCCCGTGCTGCGCGAGCGCATGGGCGCCCAGGCACGGGCACTGGCCGAGCGCGAGTTCGCCCGCGATCGCCTCGCCGCGCGCGTGCTCGCGGTGCTCGAGGCGGTGGTCCAACGACAACAAACAGCCCTGCCGCGCGAGCGGTGAGCGAGCGCGAATCTACTGCTCATCCTCTGGGTCAGGCCGCCGACCGCCCGGACATCTCCTACTGCGTGGTGAACACGGCGGGACGCGACCTGCTGGCGGCTTGTCTAGCGGCGATCGAACGCCACCATCCGCCGCAGCTCACGCGCGAGGTCCTGGTGCTCGACAACGCGTCGCGAGACGGTTCAGTCGAGTTGGTACGCGAACGCTTCCCCTGGGTTCGCCTGCTCGCTCTCTCGCAACGCCAGGGCAAGGCCGCCAACGACACGCTGCTCTTGCGCACAGCGCGCGGGCGCTACTGCCTACTGCTGAACGAGGACTCGCAGCTGCTGCCAGGCGCTGTCGAGGCGCTGGTGGCCGCGCTCGAAGCCGATCCCGGCGCAGCTGCCGCCGGCGCGCGCCTGCTAGCACCCGACGGCACGCCGCAGGACTGCGCCTGGCGCTTACCGGACGTGATCTGGGCGTTGGCGGCGCTGGTGGGACTGCAGCGGCTGGCGGTGGAGAGTCGCGGAGAGCGAGTACGTGAGGTCGGTTGGTGCCAGTCGAGCGCCCTGCTGGTGCGCCGCGAGGCAGCCGCGCAGGTCGGATACCTCGACGATCGTTTCTTCGTCTACTCCGACGAAACCGACTTCCAGAAGCGGCTGCGCGACGCCGGCTGGCGAATCCTCTTCGTACCCCAGGCGCGCTGCGTCCACCACGACCAGTTGTCGAGCGATCCACACGCGATGCGCCGCCGCATTGTCGAGTTCCACCGCGGCCGGGAGCTCTACATGCGCAAGCACCACGGGCCGGTCACCCGCTTGATCTGGCGGTGGGCCTGGACCTGGTTCTACACCGTTCGCTTGGTCGTTTCCTTGCTGCGCCCGGGTGACGACCCCCGTCGCTGGCGCGTCCACGCCTGGCAGCAGCTAGTGGGCGGCCGGGGCGAGGGTCTTCGCGAGGCCGCTGCTCACTACAACCAGAGCGGCGCGATCGCGGCGGGTTAAGGTCCCCCGCGTGGAGCATGGGGCGCTTGCGGAGCTCGGCGCCGCCCTCGGCGCGGCTGGTTGTCTGCTCGCTTTGCTTGCCTACGACCGCAAGCCGACGCTAGCCGGACTGGTTGCGCTCGCCGCTGGCGAAGCCGCACTCGGTCTGGCGCTGCTCGGATCGTCAACGATCGAGCGACTCGCTTCACCGCTGGGAGCTGTCGCGGCCGCTTTCGGGCTCTTGACAGTCGCCGCCGGCGCCTTCCTGTTGTCGCGCAAGCCGGCGCTGGTGGCCCCGCTGGCGCTAGTCGCAGCGCCGCTGCGGCCGCCGCTCGATTTCGGCCCCGATCATCCGCTGCTCGTAGCGGTCGCTCGCGACGGTCGGATCGGTCGCCTGCTGCCCCTTTATCTGCTGCTGGCCTGCGCAGCGCTGGCGTTCGCCTGGCGACTGACGCGCGGCGGCGAAGCACCACCTCTTCCGCGGCCGCTTGCGCGCCCGCTTGCCGTCTTCACGGCGCTCGTCTGCCTTTCGCTGTTCTGGGCTGCCGACCCGGAGGCGGCGGCGAACCACTTGGCCTTTTTCACAATCCCCTTCGCGACCCTGCTGTGCATCGTCGGCCGCACACCGGCGGCGCGGTCGTTGCCGAAGACTGCGGCGATCGTGGCGGTCGCCGCGACCGGCGTGTTCGCAGCGATCGGTATTTGGCAGTTCGCGACCCACCGGCTCTTCTTCTACGCCCCGAACCTCGCCCTCTCCAACGCCAACACCGACCTCTTCCGGGTGACCTCGCTGTTCGGCGACCCGAGCCTCTACGGACGCCACTTGGTGCTCGGCTTGTGCGTGCTGTTGACGGCCGTTGCCTGCGCTCGCCTCTCGGCCCTGCGGGCACTGCCGCTGGTGGCGCTGTTGTGGGTGGGTTTGCTCTTTTCGTTTTCCCAAACCAGCATGGTCAGCCTGCTCGTCGGCACGCTCGTGATCGCGGTTCTGCTCGGTGGCCGGCGCCTGCGGTTGGCGGCAGCGGCGATCGCCCTCGCGGCGGTTCTGGTGGCGAGTTCCTACGCTGCCTTTCAAGTCGCTAACGGCGAGTCGGTGGACCGCGTCTCGAGCGACCGCCTGGGGCGCCTCGAACGCACCCTCGACGCCGCTGCCGAACGCCCGCTCGTGGGCGTCGGAATCGCCAGTCAGCCACGCGTCAGCAAGCGCCTGGCGCACAGCGACCGTCCGACCGCGAGCTTCGCTTCACACACCGCGCCGGCCGCCGTGCTGGCCGAACTCGGGGTCGTGGGACTTGCCTTGTTCATCGCCGCGTGCGCGGGGGTGTGGAGGACCCTTCGACGGCTCCGCCTACGACACGAGCCGCTCGCGATCGGGGTCGCGTCCTGTCTTGTGGCGTTGTTCGTCCACTCGCTCGGCTACAGCAACCTGATCGAAGATCCGCTCACTTGGCTCCTGGTCGCGATCCCTTGCTCGTGGCTGGCGCTTCCCGACCGCGAGGCGCGTCGCCGGGAGCGCGAGCTGCGGCGTCGTCCGACGGTCGTGGGTGGACGGCTGTGAGAGCCCAGCGCCTCGACCTCGCCGGTTCGCTGGCGGTGGCCTTGGCGCTGTTCGCGATGGCCGCCCTCAACCTTCCGGAGCTTGGCTCCGACGGTTGGCCTTTCCGACCACCGCGAGTTGAGCCGAGCGGTGCGCTTGCACCGCTGGTGCGCCTGGTCGGCGAGCGGCCCGACGTGGGGCTTCCGCGCGCCGCCGCCTTCCTCGCTGCGCTGGTGGCCGCGGCCTACGCCGTTATCGCCCTGCGTTGGGCGGGCAGCCGACTGCTCACCGCCCTGACCGCCACGGCCGCCTGCGCCGTGCTCCTGCTACTTCCCGCGACCCTCATTCAGATCGGCCTGCGGGCGGCAACGGCGCCGTGGTTCTACACCAACGACTCCACCTACCAAATCGAGCTCGCCGGATCGCTGGTGAAGTCCGGCGGCAACCCGTACGGCCACGATTGGCGGGGCTCGGGGCTGGAGCGCTTCTACACCTTCGACGGCTCGCGCTCGGCACGCATCGAGCGCGAAGAGCCGGCGCTTAGACACTTCGCTTACCCGCCCGGCGCACCGCTCACCGCCGCTTTGTGGCAGCTGCTCCCGAGGCCCTTCGACGACTATCGCCTGTTCGTGGTTCTCGCGACCGTCGCGTGCGCCGCCGCCGCCCTCGCGCTGCCAGCGCCGCCCGCTGCGCGCCTGACGATCGCGGCGCTGCTTGCGATCAATCCGATCGCCGTACGCTCGGCCTGGTTCGGGCAAAACGACGCCCCCTCGCTCGCCTTCCTCGTGCTAGCGGCGGCACTCGCGCTGCGCGGGCGGGGGCTAGCCGCCGGGCTCGCGTTGGCTGGCGCGGTGCTGCTCAAACAGTTCGCGCTGGTGGCGCTGCCGTTCCTGGTGATCATGCTGTGGCGGAACTCGGGCGCGCGCGCGGCGCAGCGCTTTGTGGTCGCCACGTTGGCGCTCTCGGCGCTTGTCTGCGCACCGTTCGTGGTCGCCAACCCCTCCGCTTTTTTCGCCGACGTGGTCGGCTACGGCGCGGCCAGCTACCGCATCGTCGGCTACGGCTTGGCCGGAATCCTCGTGGAACTTGGCGCGGTCGCGAGCAGAAGCGGTTATTACCCGTTCCTACCTCTAGCCGTCTTGCTGTGGCTGCCGCTGACGCTCTGGCTGGCGCGGCTTGCCTGGCGCGACGGCTCTGCGACTAGCGCCCTAGTGGCCGCCGCGGTGTCGCTGACGGCACTGATGTTCATCGGCCGCACCTTCAACAACTACTACCTGGTTTGGCCGCTCACCCTCGGACTCTGCGCAGCCGCCGCCTTGCTCGCCGAGCGCACGCGCGCCGACCGCGAACGCGGCGCGCGCGGTTCGAGCGCGTACAGCCGCGCCCGGCCAACAAGGTAGATGCGACGGCCGTCGCTGACGACCGGGTTCGCGTACTTGCCGGCACCGAACTTCCAAAGCAAGCGGCCGGTGCGCGCGTCGAGCGCATAGGTGCCGTCGGGGCCACGTTTGACGGTGCGTTTCGCAGCCGACCCACAGCTCGAGCAGGTCGCGTAGTAGACGACACCGTTCATCACCGTCGGTGCCCCGTGCACGGCCCCCGGCGCCTCGCGCACCCAGCGGATGTCGCCGGTCGCCGCGTCGAGGGCGTAGAAGCGCCCGTCGTAGGTGCCGGTGAAAACAAGTCGTCGCCAGACGGCGGCGGCGGCGTAGATGTAGCTGCCGAGCGGACGCGCCCACAGCAAGCGCCCGCTGCGGGCTCCGTAGGTGTAGAGCGTGCCATCGGTGTTACCGATGTAGACACGCCCATAGGCGACCGTCGGCGTGGCGTAGAAGAACTCGCGGGTGCCGAAGCGCGCCTGCGATTGCGCGCGCCAGCGCAGGCGGCCGGTGCGCGCGTCGAGCGCGTAGAGAGACCCGCCGTCGGTCGCGATGTAGATCGTGCCCCGCCAGTACGCCGCCGAGGTGTTGACCTGCTCGTCGGTTTGAAACCGCCAGCGCAGGCGGCCGGTGCGCGCGTCGAGCGCGTAAACGTTGTGGTCCCACGACCCGACGTAGACCGTTCCGCGCACCACGAGCGGCGAGGACTCAATCGGTGCGGCCCGGAAGATCCAGCGGCGGCGGCCGCTACGTGCGTCCCAGGCAACGACGTATCCGGTCGCTCCCGGACGGTCCTGCGGGCAGGGGTCGAAGTCCATCCAGCTCTGGATCACGAGATCACGCCACAGCGCCGGCGAAGCAGCCGAGCAGCGACCGGTGCGCTTGCGCCAGCGCACCTTGCCGGTGCGCGCGTCCAGCGCGAAGAAGAGGCCGCGCTGCTGTGGCTGGTAGACGATCCCGTGGCCGACGACCGGCGGGAACTCGAGCGTGTCGTGGGCATCGATCGTCCACACGCGCTTGAACGGTGGGCGCAGACGGAAGCCTCGGGCGACGTGCGTGCGGACAGCATCGAAACCGTAGGTCGGCCAGGGGAGGGCGGGCGCTGGCGGTCGCCGGGGTGACGGTTCGCGGGGCAGAAACTCTTCGCGTGCCGACCCGCGCTTCTCGAGCGGGCGCGTCTCCGCGCGGTACCAGAGGACCCCGGCGAGCGCCAACGCAACTACCGCGGCGGCGAGAACCACCGCCTTTCGCTTCCGTTCGGGTCGCCGCACGGCGGCGAAGAATGGCAGAGGGGCTGGTGCGATCAGCCGCCTGCGACGAGGCGTGCGACTCGCGCCGTGATGCGGGGCACCTGACGGTCGAAGGCCGTCGGCTCGAGCCGACTGAGCCACTCGGGGGTACCGACCCTGATCACCAAGCCGCGGCCGAGACGGTAGGCGGTAAACGCCAGGAGGTCGGGCGGGGGGCCGGCAGCGGCGAGCAGGCGCGCGCCCCTTGGCGTGGCGCGTATGACCTCGGCGCGCGCGAACAAACCAAACAAGCGCTCACCCGTGCCGAACAGACGGATCCCGTCCGAGCGCACGGCGAACGGTGCGGTCGGGACCTTCACGATCTCGGCCGCTATTCCGAAGAGGTCGACCGCACGGCGCGCGCCGCAGCGCAAAAGCGGTCCCGCGATTCGGCAGCGGCGGTGCAAGGAGTCGACACCGAGCAGCGCCAGTCGCCCGCCCGCCTCCACGTGCCGCAGCAAGGCACGGGCGGTCTTCGCCCCCGCGAACGGCAGCGCTCCCGCGACCAAGACGCCGGGGCCGACGGCGGCCGACGGCGCCCCGCCCGCGAGCCAGCGACCGGCTTCCAGATCGAGGTCCGTCGCCAGCTCGAAGCCGATGGCGCTGCGTCGCAAAAGCGACAACAAGGCGGCGACCTCGCGCAGCTCGTGCATCAGCCTCGGGGCAGCGGCGTAAGGGCGGTTGAGCGCGACGACGCCGCCGCGTCGCCCGATCACTTCGGGAAAGCCGTTGGCGTCGCTGTCGGCCGGGTTAGCGGCCTGCCAGCTCGTGACCGGTACGACGACCAGAAGGCGTGGGCCGAACCGAGGGAGCGCTTGGCTGCGCACCACAAGCGGCCAACCGGCGGCAGCGCGGCCGCGGCGCGCGCGCAGCAGGTAAACGCCGCTGGGGAGACTCCGGGGCAGCCGGAAGCGCAGCGACGAGGCACGAGCGCGACCCCTAAGCACAGGCCGCCGCGAACCGACCCTGTAGAGCGCAAAGCGGTAGCGCCGGCCATCGGCCGGGGCGATGCGTAGGCCCACGCGCGCGCCGGCGCTAACTGCGGTCGTCGGCCCACTGACCGCGATCGCGGTGACCGTTACGCCGGTCCCCGGCCGCGCGCTCGCCGGACTCGGCACGCGCGCCGGCGCGAACGCCTGGTTGCCGGCGCGGTCGCGCACCCGCACCGCGAAGGCGTAAGTCCCGGGCGGGGCCGGCCGACCAGCGATCAAGCCGTCCCAAACGCCTGCTCTACCGTGCCCGCGAAAGCGCGCGACGAGCACTGCGTGTCGCGCGTCGGTGCGAAAGACGTAGAACTCGGGGGCACGGTTGGCCGGTCCTGCGTAGCGCACGGTGACCGCGTTGCCGGGCGCGACCACCGCTGGCCGGGCACTCACGATCCGCACCGCCGGAGGCTTGGTATCGACACGGATCTCCTTCAGCGAATCGATCACACGGCCCTCGTCGCGGGCGATCAACCGAAGCCGGTAGATGCCGTCGGGGACGATGTGACCGCGGTCGTCGCGCCCGTCCCAGCGGAAGCGGTAACGGATGTCGCCGCGCAGCCGCCGCTCGGCCATCAGTCGGCGTACCTCGCGCCCCTCGGCATCGATCAGCCAAAAAGACACCCTGGCATCGCGTGTGAGGTCGAAACCGACGGTCGTCTCGTCGCGAAAGCCGTCGCCGTTCGGCGAGAACACGGCCGGGTTCGCGGCGAACCGGATGACCAACGGAAAGCTGCCCTTCAGGCGCTGGGTGACCAGAAACGCCGCCAACGTCGCAACCAGGACAGCGGCGAACAGCAGGCGTGTGCCGGTGGAGCGCACGCGCGAAACCTATTTGGCCGGGCAGAATCAGCCGCAGTGCAAGTCG
Protein-coding regions in this window:
- a CDS encoding sugar transferase, producing the protein MQVEDPHGTGGNASDSPAGNATGEARRVSSEEQTVPAVPTLPHGVLRRALDVLLACLGLALAAPLLAVAAIAIKLDSAGPVLYRQRRVGYGGRPFELFKLRTMVVGAERIGAGIYVTADDPRITRVGRVLRRWSLDELPNLINVLRGEMAIVGPRPTVAQQVVRYSDRQRRRLAVKPGITGWAQIHGRTELPWPERIELDLWYVENRSLWLDLRIIARTVWLIVSGHGLYSSDPQQGFAADQGDRAGASVPPPTPGTTDSSAISERPHARPGARADT
- a CDS encoding glycosyltransferase family 4 protein — translated: MRILYLHQFFATRADVGGTRSYEFARRFVARGHQVTMVTAARTPHDRPRSVDGIEVVPVHAGYANYVAATRLPYRRRMVAFARFAHAARRAALTVARPDVVYATSPPLTMALPALAAARKFRAPLVFEVRDLWPEAPIQMGALRSPPLRAAARAAERHVYRRAAALIALSPGIRDGMLAAGADPERIVVVPNASDLELFRPDRDGWEWRRRHGLRDRLVCAYIGTMGAANDLQQVLDAAEQLQKRGCEDVALVLCGGGARREALEDAARARELRNVHFVGPVPRAEAAEVAAAADVLLVIFKAVPALWTGSPNKFFDALAAGRPVIVNTPGWLAELVERHEAGIFVPPDDGPALADAIERLRSDPVLRERMGAQARALAEREFARDRLAARVLAVLEAVVQRQQTALPRER
- a CDS encoding glycosyltransferase family 2 protein — its product is MSERESTAHPLGQAADRPDISYCVVNTAGRDLLAACLAAIERHHPPQLTREVLVLDNASRDGSVELVRERFPWVRLLALSQRQGKAANDTLLLRTARGRYCLLLNEDSQLLPGAVEALVAALEADPGAAAAGARLLAPDGTPQDCAWRLPDVIWALAALVGLQRLAVESRGERVREVGWCQSSALLVRREAAAQVGYLDDRFFVYSDETDFQKRLRDAGWRILFVPQARCVHHDQLSSDPHAMRRRIVEFHRGRELYMRKHHGPVTRLIWRWAWTWFYTVRLVVSLLRPGDDPRRWRVHAWQQLVGGRGEGLREAAAHYNQSGAIAAG
- a CDS encoding O-antigen ligase family protein; translated protein: MEHGALAELGAALGAAGCLLALLAYDRKPTLAGLVALAAGEAALGLALLGSSTIERLASPLGAVAAAFGLLTVAAGAFLLSRKPALVAPLALVAAPLRPPLDFGPDHPLLVAVARDGRIGRLLPLYLLLACAALAFAWRLTRGGEAPPLPRPLARPLAVFTALVCLSLFWAADPEAAANHLAFFTIPFATLLCIVGRTPAARSLPKTAAIVAVAATGVFAAIGIWQFATHRLFFYAPNLALSNANTDLFRVTSLFGDPSLYGRHLVLGLCVLLTAVACARLSALRALPLVALLWVGLLFSFSQTSMVSLLVGTLVIAVLLGGRRLRLAAAAIALAAVLVASSYAAFQVANGESVDRVSSDRLGRLERTLDAAAERPLVGVGIASQPRVSKRLAHSDRPTASFASHTAPAAVLAELGVVGLALFIAACAGVWRTLRRLRLRHEPLAIGVASCLVALFVHSLGYSNLIEDPLTWLLVAIPCSWLALPDREARRRERELRRRPTVVGGRL
- a CDS encoding PQQ-like beta-propeller repeat protein, coding for MVLAAAVVALALAGVLWYRAETRPLEKRGSAREEFLPREPSPRRPPAPALPWPTYGFDAVRTHVARGFRLRPPFKRVWTIDAHDTLEFPPVVGHGIVYQPQQRGLFFALDARTGKVRWRKRTGRCSAASPALWRDLVIQSWMDFDPCPQDRPGATGYVVAWDARSGRRRWIFRAAPIESSPLVVRGTVYVGSWDHNVYALDARTGRLRWRFQTDEQVNTSAAYWRGTIYIATDGGSLYALDARTGRLRWRAQSQARFGTREFFYATPTVAYGRVYIGNTDGTLYTYGARSGRLLWARPLGSYIYAAAAVWRRLVFTGTYDGRFYALDAATGDIRWVREAPGAVHGAPTVMNGVVYYATCSSCGSAAKRTVKRGPDGTYALDARTGRLLWKFGAGKYANPVVSDGRRIYLVGRARLYALEPRAPRSRSARVRSASKAAAAQSPRVSGQTR
- a CDS encoding N,N-dimethylformamidase beta subunit family domain-containing protein codes for the protein MRSTGTRLLFAAVLVATLAAFLVTQRLKGSFPLVIRFAANPAVFSPNGDGFRDETTVGFDLTRDARVSFWLIDAEGREVRRLMAERRLRGDIRYRFRWDGRDDRGHIVPDGIYRLRLIARDEGRVIDSLKEIRVDTKPPAVRIVSARPAVVAPGNAVTVRYAGPANRAPEFYVFRTDARHAVLVARFRGHGRAGVWDGLIAGRPAPPGTYAFAVRVRDRAGNQAFAPARVPSPASARPGTGVTVTAIAVSGPTTAVSAGARVGLRIAPADGRRYRFALYRVGSRRPVLRGRARASSLRFRLPRSLPSGVYLLRARRGRAAAGWPLVVRSQALPRFGPRLLVVVPVTSWQAANPADSDANGFPEVIGRRGGVVALNRPYAAAPRLMHELREVAALLSLLRRSAIGFELATDLDLEAGRWLAGGAPSAAVGPGVLVAGALPFAGAKTARALLRHVEAGGRLALLGVDSLHRRCRIAGPLLRCGARRAVDLFGIAAEIVKVPTAPFAVRSDGIRLFGTGERLFGLFARAEVIRATPRGARLLAAAGPPPDLLAFTAYRLGRGLVIRVGTPEWLSRLEPTAFDRQVPRITARVARLVAGG